In Spinacia oleracea cultivar Varoflay chromosome 5, BTI_SOV_V1, whole genome shotgun sequence, a single window of DNA contains:
- the LOC110788111 gene encoding uncharacterized protein At5g50100, chloroplastic: protein MALRSAISIGRRRANPVLFSATSVFTNSKSLPHSHRSFPFHVTKPGLQHSIRAIQGTTVNPITPKRDEEMKQDNNDQNWKIKMLYDGDCPLCMREVNMLREKDKENGAIKFVNISSEDYSPEENQGLDYKIVMGKIHAILSDGTVVTNVEAFRKLYEAVGLGWVYAITKYKPVAIVAEAVYGVWAKYRLQITGRPPIEQILESRRMKKDEVCNDSNSCKM, encoded by the exons atggCGTTGAGAAGTGCAATTTCCATCGGAAGAAGACGAGCAAACCCAGTTTTATTTTCAGCAACTTCAGTCTTTACAAATTCCAAGTCTCTCCCTCATTCCCATCGTTCATTTCCTTTCCATGTAACCAAACCTG GGCTTCAGCATTCGATTCGCGCTATTCAAGGAACAACCGTGAATCCAATAACACCAAAGAGAGATGAAGAGATGAAGCAAGATAACAATGATCAAAATTGGAAAATTAAAATGTTGTATGATGGAGATTGTCCACTCTGTATGAGGGAG GTGAATATGTTGAGAGAGAAGGATAAAGAAAATGGAGCTATCAAGTTTGTTAACATAAGCTCTGAAGATTACTCACCTGAGGAGAATCAAGGCCTTGATTACAAAATT GTTATGGGAAAAATTCATGCAATCCTCTCTGATGGAACAGTAGTAACAAATGTTGAG GCTTTCAGGAAACTGTATGAGGCTGTTGGCTTAGGATGGGTTTACGCGATTACAAAATACAAGCCT GTTGCCATTGTTGCAGAAGCAGTTTATGGTGTATGGGCCAAATATCGCCTTCAGATAACAG GCAGGCCGCCTATAGAACAGATCCTTGAATCCAGAAGAATGAAGAAG GATGAAGTGTGTAATGACAGCAACTCTTGTAAAATGTGA
- the LOC110788112 gene encoding mogroside IE synthase, which yields MGICKAVFCFTNCASVCSLYWFLHRGLLTLPLTPDRFLVLAGLPEVQSSDFPGFIVYPLELSEYLGLIMDQFSNVEENDGVFINTFAQLESEIEEAMSEKWRRNEEEFM from the exons ATGGGGATTTGTAAAGCAGTTTTTTGTTTTACTAATTGTGCTTCTGTTTGTTCCTTGTATTGGTTCCTTCATCGCGGTCTTCTTACTCTGCCTCTGACGCCTGATAGATTTCTGGTTTTGGCCGGACTTCCTGAGGTTCAGTCTTCTGATTTTCCTGGTTTTATCGTGTATCCTTTGGAGCTTTCTGAGTATCTTGGGTTAATCATGGATCAGTTTTCTAATGTAGAGGAAAATGATGGGGTTTTTATCAATACATTTGCACAACTGGAAAGTGAG ATAGAAGAAGCGATGTCAGAGAAATGGCGAAGAAATGAAGAAGAATTCATGTAG
- the LOC110788110 gene encoding calmodulin-binding protein 60 A: MSQKRTQDDSSSTSGFGFDKGNLEGFHIPDDKRQKSSLPSFRSVVLEVMKQKSFQNALEPMLRRVVKEEVESAIRKHVMNLKRNSDEDVFTFESRNLQLKFLSTLSLPVFTGTRIEGEDGSAIKVVLTDAATNEVVQNAQESSAKVEIVVLEGDFDGDEGENWTLEEFKNNIVREREGKKPLLTGDANVYLKEGIGSVGEISFTDNSSWTRSRRFRLGARVIGNSDGARIREAKTESFIVRDHRGELYKKHHPPSLTDEVWRLEKIGKDGAFHKRLSIERVRSVKDFLILLHLDPARLRNILGSGMSAKMWEITIEHARTCVLDNRVYLYYSPVSQHRNGVVFNVVGQVIGFYSESQYVPLDKLSENDKIDAQRMATEAFQHWDGVISFEDMNSLVGMSSQTASPLSTETTDNSKVLSSQRINTNSIDYAQTSISSPDNFSPLYSLGCLGSPDDFPLHGLDGLDLRFDQALDIPVQISSSMFCPSHSMSQAFPDDEHLGFMDIDYPTIQSTNMGLDSQTDLQSAFSGFITPHSPAHAVRGQAYRRWRVLSSILRWFRVRRQVVTRRTPCPTIQRYR; this comes from the exons ATGTCTCAGAAAAGAACTCAAGATGATTCTTCTTCTACTTCTGGTTTTGGTTTTGATAAGGGGAATTTAGAGGGTTTTCATATTCCTGATGATAAGCGTCAGAAAAGTAGTCTTCCTTCTTTTAGAAG CGTGGTTCTGGAGGTGATGAAACAAAAGAGCTTCCAGAATGCATTGGAGCCTATGCTTCGTAGAGTT GTCAAGGAAGAGGTGGAGTCAGCAATAAGGAAGCATGTCATGAATTTGAAGCG GAATTCCGATGAAGATgtatttacttttgaatcaaGAAACCTGCAGCTAAAGTTTTTGAGTACACTCTCTCTTCCGGTGTTCACTGGAACTCGAATTGAAGGAGAAGATGGGTCTGCAATTAAAGTGGTTCTTACAGATGCTGCTACTAATGAAGTTGTCCAGAATGCTCAGGAATCATCAGCAAAAGTAGAAATTGTAGTTCTTGAAGGTGACTTTGATGGTGATGAGGGAGAAAACTGGACATTAGAAGAATTTAAAAACAACATTGTGAGAGAACGGGAAGGGAAGAAACCTCTTCTTACAGGAGATGCAAATGTCTATCTGAAAGAGGGCATTGGTTCTGTTGGTGAAATATCTTTTACAGATAATTCAAGTTGGACAAGGAGCCGTAGATTCAGACTAGGGGCAAGAGTGATTGGAAACTCCGATGGAGCTAGGATTAGAGAAGCAAAGACAGAATCCTTCATTGTAAGGGATCATCGTGGAGAGT TGTATAAGAAACATCATCCCCCATCTCTGACTGATGAAGTTTGGCGACTGGAAAAGATTGGAAAAGATGGAGCATTCCACAAACGATTGAGCATAGAAAGAGTAAGGTCAGTGAAGGACTTCCTGATTTTGCTCCATCTGGATCCTGCACGGCTCAGGAAT ATTCTGGGCTCTGGTATGTCTGCCAAGATGTGGGAAATAACCATAGAACATGCTCGGACATGTGTACTAGACAACCGAGTATACTTGTATTATTCACCCGTGTCTCAACACAGGAATGGTGTGGTCTTCAATGTTGTGGGACAAGTAATTGGATTTTACTCGGAAAGCCAGTATGTTCCCCTTGATAAGCTATCTGAAAACGACAAG ATTGATGCACAAAGAATGGCAACTGAAGCATTTCAACACTGGGATGGAGTGATCTCATTTGAAGACATGAACTCCCTCGTCGGCATGTCTTCACAAACTGCAAGCCCTCTGAGTACAGAGACTACAGATAATAGCAAGGTTTTGAGTTCACAAAGGATAAACACTAACAGTATCGATTATGCACAAACAAGCATATCTTCTCCTGACAATTTCTCTCCTCTCTATTCACTGGGATGCTTGGGCAGCCCAGATGATTTTCCGCTGCATGGTTTAGATGGTTTAGACCTGAGATTCGACCAGGCACTTGATATCCCGGTTCAAATCAGTAGTTCCATGTTCTGCCCCTCTCATTCCATGTCACAAGCTTTCCCTGATGATGAACATCTAGGGTTTATGGACATTGATTACCCCACTATTCAGTCTACAAACATGGGTTTGGATTCCCAGACTGATTTACAGAGTGCATTTAGTGGCTTTATAACGCCTCATTCTCCAGCTCATGCTGTTAGGGGACAAGCTTACAGAAGGTGGAGAGTTCTTTCGAGTATTCTAAGATGGTTTCGGGTTAGGAGGCAAGTGGTTACGAGGAGAACACCCTGCCCCACGATACAAAGATATCGTTAG